A window from Solanum stenotomum isolate F172 chromosome 5, ASM1918654v1, whole genome shotgun sequence encodes these proteins:
- the LOC125863998 gene encoding uncharacterized protein LOC125863998: MAPGERVFRQTTLTGEMTQDTQSVDDSNNLTHVVNTDDFTRLKKGRGKTRGKGLEKMKKTLGSKMKIEIPLGKRRPTKLDQSAKLSNELGIIARNFLLLPNKWKELTRVNKDAALIRCHVVFRTDSFSSDDFTRLKKGRGKTRGKGLEKMKKTLGSKMKIEIPLGKERPTKPDQSAKLSNELGIIARNFLLLPNKWKELTREDKDAALIRSHERFEINLDEHYVKDSCEDILKNRSSQWHYKLKQLFESAHSEEEARKIEVPELTPENWNRLCDMWINPHHKVI, encoded by the exons ATGGCACCGGGTGAACGTGTCTTTAGACAAACTACACTTACAGGGGAAATGACTCAAGATACTCAATCAGTGGATGACTCAAATAACCTTACTCATGTTGTTAATACAG ATGATTTCACTAGACTTAAGAAAGGTCGTGGAAAAACTAGAGGGAAAGGtcttgaaaaaatgaagaagacttTGGGAAGCAAGATGAAAATAGAAATTCCACTGGGCAAAAGAAGGCCAACTAAACTAGATCAATCAGCAAAACTATCCAATGAGTTGGGGATAATTGCTCGAAACTTTCTATTGCTTCCAAACAAGTGGAAAGAACTCACAAGAGTGAACAAGGATGCAGCACTAATTAGATGTCAT GTGGTGTTTCGAACTGACTCTTTTTCATCAGATGATTTCACTAGACTTAAGAAAGGTCGTGGAAAAACTAGAGGGAAAGGtcttgaaaaaatgaagaagacttTGGGAAGCAAGATGAAAATAGAAATTCCACTGGGCAAAGAAAGGCCAACTAAACCAGATCAATCAGCAAAACTATCCAATGAGTTAGGGATAATTGCTCGAAACTTTCTATTGCTTCCAAACAAGTGGAAGGAACTCACAAGAGAGGACAAAGATGCAGCACTAATTAGATCTCAC GAGAGGTTTGAGATTAATTTGGATGAGCATTACGTGAAAGATAGTTGCGAGGATATCCTGAAAAATAGAAGCAGTCAGTGGCATTACAAGTTAAAACAACTATTTGAAAGTGCACACTCTGAGGAAGAAGCTCGTAAAATTGAAGTGCCAGAGTTGACCCCCGAAAATTGGAATAGGCTTTGTGACATGTGGATCAATCCACATCATAAGGTAATTTAG